The Candidatus Methylomirabilis limnetica genome contains the following window.
CAAAAACCCCTACAACCTCTTCATCTACAATGGCAATAAATTTGCCATTGTAGCGCTCTATAAGGTCGCTTTCGTGGGTCTTAAAATAGTGATATTCCCGGTCAAGCATGTTCCCCTCGCATTCATTTCCCGTTGAGGTTTTTCTATAAACCTCATATCGGTATATTAGTCACAGCTTCTTTCTTCGGTCAAGTGATTATTCTCTTGACATGCTTGACCGCTCAAGTCGGTCCACTGTCCGTATGACCGGAGTAGCCAAGGGCGCGGTCCTAAAGCTACTGGCTAACCTTGGGGCGGTATGTAGTGAATATCAGCGACCAACCCTCCTTCTATCACTCTCTCCATGCCGAAGTCAAGCCTGGCAGACGGTTTGGGTGTAAGACAAATTTATGGGTAAGCTTCTCACCCCGTTGCCCGATTTCCCCAAAACTCCTCCCACCGGCCACTGATCTGACAGCAACGTAGGGCGATAATTGCGTTGGCCCCTCTGACAGTCCATCTCATTCCCGACTGTTTGAGCCGTTGTCCCACGATCGTTTTACAGCCGGCTTCAATAACTCCGGATCCTACAAACAAGCCCTGCTTTATCCATTCAGCATAGAGCATGCGATCTTGATTCGTCTCAAAATACCCCACTGTTTTTTGAACTTCCCCCCAAACCGACGGGTTCTGCGGCTGCAGTCGTTTGATGGCAGCAATGACTTTTTTTACATCGCCTTCTTTCAGTTCATCCTTTTGCTTTTTAAACCATCGTGTCACTTCTTCTCCCGTCGATCCATACACTAGCTTTCCAATAGTCCACAGGTGTTCCAAGGCATGAAACAGATCCACGACGTGAATCGCGTTCGGAAAATGCTCGTCGCCGATCCCGCGAATCCATACAGCGCCATCCCCCAAAAGAATAACCTTCTGAGCCCGAGTCACACCTCGACGCACAGCCTCGGCATAAATCCTTTTGCCAAATTCCTCTGCCGTCTCAATGGCTCCTACGTAAGTGGTGGAATCCTCGTCACGGATGGGGAACCCTTTCTGATCGAGTTGGGTCTGGGTAAAGACGCATCCCAATTTGGCTTCCCGAGTCTTTGCTATGGGTGTTTGCTTGCCCTTGCGCCCTTCGGTCTCGGATGGAACAACCGGAACGCCAGTCCCGTCGATGGCGATGTAGAGCTTGGGAACAGGTGAAAAAAGAGGGATCACCTTGCCATCTGTGGCGATGCTTCCCTCCTCCA
Protein-coding sequences here:
- a CDS encoding ISKra4 family transposase: REIVSKDPWVVYPGNPQGRHIREQGAKGCELVTVEEGSIATDGKVIPLFSPVPKLYIAIDGTGVPVVPSETEGRKGKQTPIAKTREAKLGCVFTQTQLDQKGFPIRDEDSTTYVGAIETAEEFGKRIYAEAVRRGVTRAQKVILLGDGAVWIRGIGDEHFPNAIHVVDLFHALEHLWTIGKLVYGSTGEEVTRWFKKQKDELKEGDVKKVIAAIKRLQPQNPSVWGEVQKTVGYFETNQDRMLYAEWIKQGLFVGSGVIEAGCKTIVGQRLKQSGMRWTVRGANAIIALRCCQISGRWEEFWGNRATG